The Sporosarcina ureae genomic sequence TGGTAAAGGATTCCAGCAATTCCTTGTAACGCTTGACGGGGGTCGAATCGGTATCGGTGCTATGGCAGTAGGTATTGCACAGGCAGCTTACGAGCGAGCTTTGAAGTATTCAAAAGAACGTAAACAATTTGGGAAGACGTTATCTTCTTTCCAAATTACACAATTTAAACTCGCTGATATGGCGATGAAGATTGAACTTGCACGAACTATGGTTTATAAAGCGGCATGGTTGAAAGACCAAGGCAGAAAGTTTACAAAAGAAGCCTCGATGTGTAAATTATATGCTTCAGAAATTGCGATGGAAGTTGCCAATGAAGCAATCCAGATCCATGGAGGCTATGGCTATATGCGTGAATATGAAGTCGAACGTTATTTACGAGATGCCAAGCTTCTTGAAATTGGAGAAGGTACTTCAGAAGTACAGCGGATGGTCATCGCTAGACAACTAGGTTGCTAACCTCGAATTATGGCGATTCTGTCACAAAAGACGAAAAGTCACTCAATAACGCTTTCAGTTTTCTTATAGATACAGTACAATGTTAAGTGTATACTGTATCTTTTACAGAATAGATTCTGGTGAAGGAGGGTAATCCAATGAATAAAAATCCTGTTGTACCATTTTTTCTAATTTTCGCACTCGGAATTGGACTGATTTTCTTCATGTCGCTTTATGGTCTAGATCAAAAAGAGGAAATTGCTGGAGCTAACGAAGAAGGCACTGAGCAAGGAACTGAAGAAGAAAGTGCAAACACTGGCGAATTTGATGCAGAAGCAGTTGCTCAGCAGAAGTGTATTAGTTGTCACGGTGACGGCTTGACTGGCGGAATGGGGCCAGCTTTAAATAGCTCACTTGACGCAAAAGTAGCACATGATGCAATCAAAAACGGTGTTGCTGGAACTGCAATGCCAGCTGGACTAGTTCCTGATGAGAACATAGATGAAATGGTTGATTACATTTTATCATTAGACTGATTGTCTACTTAATTTAAAGAGCCAGTAAGCCGGAGTAACTCTCGGTTTACTGGCTCTTTTGCATTGCATGAAATGAGTGGCGATTATACAATAGATAAGAATGAAAGGCGGGGAAAGATGAATACCAACCAATTATCGGAACGTCTGGCGATGGTGGCCAGTTTTGTTCCGAATCATACTGTGCTTGCGGATATTGGTAGTGATCATGCCTATCTACCATGCTATTTGATGAACAAAGGCAAGATACGTAAGGCCATTGCAGGAGAAGTAGTGAAAGGTCCCTTTGAAGCAGCGACACGCAATGTAGATCTTCATGGCTTTGCGGACCGTATTGAAGTGCGTCTAGCAAACGGTTTACAAGCGATAGAAGATGCAGATAACGTCGAAACCGTAACGATCGCAGGAATGGGTGGTACATTGATAACATCCATCCTAGAAGCAGGTAAGGATCGTCTGAAGTATGTACAGCGAATCATTGTACAACCCAATTTGCACGCGATTGCGATTCGAGAGTGGGCCGTAGCGAATGGTTTTTGCATCATAGACGAAGAGATTTTGCAAGAAGATAGTAAAATTTATGAAGTTCTAGTGTTAGAAAAAGGAACGGCTGATTATTCGAAAACGGATTTACTCGTTGGTCCAGTTTTACGACGTAAATTATCTTCTGTGTTTCGAGCGAAGTGGGAGCGGGAAATGCTAGAATGGCAACGGGTCATAAAAGCTCTTGATCATGCAGAACAATCAGAAGAAATTAAACGAAAAAGAGCAAACATACAAGAAAATATAGAATTAGTCGGGAAGGTGTTAGCACATGAAGAAAAGTAATGGACATCAGATCATTGAACTATTTGAAAAGTGGTCACCGAAGCGACTTGCATTTGAAGGGGATCCAATCGGACTGCACATCGGTCAATTGAATCGTTCCGTAGATAAAGTTCTTGTTACGCTTGACGTCAACGAACAAGTGATTGATGAAGCAATTGAAAATGGGGCAACTCTAGTGATTGCACACCACCCGCCATTGTTCCGTCCTGTTAAATCTATTATGACTGATACACCACAAGGGAAAATGATTGAGAAATGTATCAAGCATAATATTGCAGTCTACGCTGCTCATACCAATCTTGATATTGCAGCAGGTGGTGTCAATGATATGTTAGCGGAACGTCTCGGCATACAAGAAACGGAGCCGATCGATATTACAAACTCTGAACATTTGATGAAACTAGCGGTATTCTGTCCGTTGGAAGATGCTGATGCATTACGTCGGAAATTGGCAACTGCAGGAGCGGGTGCGATTGGTGATTATCGGGCATGCAGTTTTAGCTCACAAGGCACCGGACGATTCACACCGGTAGCTGGAGCGAATCCGACAATCGGTGAGATAGGCGAGCCGACGCTCGTAGACGAGGAGCGAATTGAAGTCGTTTTTGCGGAAAGTCAGCAAGTTACAGTCATCAAAGCAATGTTTGCCGCGCATCCTTATGAAGAACCAGCATTTGATATAGTTAAAATGCAGCAAAAAACGAATGAGCAAGGGATTGGGCGTATCGGACAAATCGCAGAAGAGATGACGCTGAAGGAATTTGCACAACATGTAAAAGACGTATTCGAAGTTCCTGCATTACGTTTCGTAGGTGATCCGGAGAGGAAAATTCATAAAGTGGCAGTTCTTGGCGGTGACGGAAATAAATATATTACGGCTGCAAAGAGAAAAGGAGCCGATGTATTAGTGACAGGGGATATGTATTATCACGTCGCGCAAGACGCGCAGGCACTCGATCTCGCCATTGTAGATCCTGGTCATAATATCGAAAAAATTATGATTGCTGGTGTTGCGAATAAAATGACAAATCTTTGTAAAGAAAATAAATTACCTGTTGAATTTATTGAATCCAAAGTCATTACAGAGCCTTTTCAATTCC encodes the following:
- a CDS encoding Nif3-like dinuclear metal center hexameric protein, which encodes MKKSNGHQIIELFEKWSPKRLAFEGDPIGLHIGQLNRSVDKVLVTLDVNEQVIDEAIENGATLVIAHHPPLFRPVKSIMTDTPQGKMIEKCIKHNIAVYAAHTNLDIAAGGVNDMLAERLGIQETEPIDITNSEHLMKLAVFCPLEDADALRRKLATAGAGAIGDYRACSFSSQGTGRFTPVAGANPTIGEIGEPTLVDEERIEVVFAESQQVTVIKAMFAAHPYEEPAFDIVKMQQKTNEQGIGRIGQIAEEMTLKEFAQHVKDVFEVPALRFVGDPERKIHKVAVLGGDGNKYITAAKRKGADVLVTGDMYYHVAQDAQALDLAIVDPGHNIEKIMIAGVANKMTNLCKENKLPVEFIESKVITEPFQFLS
- a CDS encoding c-type cytochrome, whose translation is MNKNPVVPFFLIFALGIGLIFFMSLYGLDQKEEIAGANEEGTEQGTEEESANTGEFDAEAVAQQKCISCHGDGLTGGMGPALNSSLDAKVAHDAIKNGVAGTAMPAGLVPDENIDEMVDYILSLD
- a CDS encoding tRNA (adenine(22)-N(1))-methyltransferase — protein: MNTNQLSERLAMVASFVPNHTVLADIGSDHAYLPCYLMNKGKIRKAIAGEVVKGPFEAATRNVDLHGFADRIEVRLANGLQAIEDADNVETVTIAGMGGTLITSILEAGKDRLKYVQRIIVQPNLHAIAIREWAVANGFCIIDEEILQEDSKIYEVLVLEKGTADYSKTDLLVGPVLRRKLSSVFRAKWEREMLEWQRVIKALDHAEQSEEIKRKRANIQENIELVGKVLAHEEK